The region CAGTGGTAGTTGCCGGCAGCGCCTCCAAGGTCATGTCTCAAGAAACTCGTCCGGCCGGATGCCCGCTTGCCTGAGAATCGCTCTCAAAGTTCCTTCCGGTACATCGCCGGGGTGATTGGGAATGGTTGTCCGGGCTCTCGACACGGGGTTCCACCAGATCTCATGGCTTCCTTTTGCAGTGCGATCGAACACAAACCCGCGTTCCCCCAATCGCTTGGTGATGTCTCGGTACGAGTACCCGGCGAGCCTCCCCACTCAGGCAGACACGGCAACGTCGAGGTCGACCGAACTGCCCATCCTGCGCAACCCATCGGGAATAGGATCATCGTGTTCTCGATACGACTCCAACAGCCTCCGCGCAACATCCTGGGCGATCTCGACTGTTTCTTGAACGGTCCTTCCCTGGGCGACCAGACCCGGAAGCTCCTGGGAGGTAGCCAGGTAGTTGCCGTTCTCGACCCGCTCAACGTGAAGCCGAACGGTGAACTGATCCGACATGGCAGAACCCATCATACCGCCAGTGAGACATCTGAACCAATGGG is a window of Spirochaetaceae bacterium DNA encoding:
- a CDS encoding type II toxin-antitoxin system HicA family toxin, with the protein product MGRLAGYSYRDITKRLGERGFVFDRTAKGSHEIWWNPVSRARTTIPNHPGDVPEGTLRAILRQAGIRPDEFLET
- a CDS encoding type II toxin-antitoxin system HicB family antitoxin yields the protein MSDQFTVRLHVERVENGNYLATSQELPGLVAQGRTVQETVEIAQDVARRLLESYREHDDPIPDGLRRMGSSVDLDVAVSA